In the Plodia interpunctella isolate USDA-ARS_2022_Savannah chromosome 6, ilPloInte3.2, whole genome shotgun sequence genome, one interval contains:
- the mad2 gene encoding mitotic spindle assembly checkpoint protein MAD2A, with translation MSQQQTSNTITLRGSAQIICEYLKYAINSVLFQRGLYPPETFKAEQQYGITLLLSEDPEIKKFLMNLLSQSEEWIVSKKVRKLSLVIINVANKEVLECWDFNVQYEDGDPVLSKEKNESIGTKELKKIQQEIRDVMLQVAATISYLPFLDCRCTFDVYVHAKTDCEIPEKWAEAESVSIANAQNVQLKTFSTSLHKMETVVTYKLVD, from the exons atgtcgcAACAGCAAACATCAAATACTATAACTCTTCGGGGTTCTGCTCAGATTATTTGTGAATATCTCA AGTATGCAATCAATTCAGTGTTATTTCAGAGAGGTCTGTATCCTCCTGAGACTTTCAAAGCTGAGCAGCAGTATGGTATTACCCTTTTATTGTCAGAAGATCCTGAAATAAAGAAGTTTTTGATGAATCTCCTCTCGCAAAGTGAAG AATGGATAGTCAGCAAAAAAGTTCGAAAGCTCTCCTTAGTCATAATAAATGTTGCCAACAAGGAAGTCCTCGAATGCTGGGACTTCAATGTTCAATACGAAGATGGCGACCCTGTATTatccaaagaaaaaaatgaaagtATTGGTACaaaagaattgaaaaaaatccaACAAGAAATTAGGGATGTTATGCTGCAAGTTGCTGCAACCATTTCATACTTACCGTTCTTAGACTGTAGGTGCACATTCGATGTTTATGTCCATGCGAAAACGGACTGTGAAATACCTGAAAAATGGGCAGAAGCTGAGTCTGTTTCCATTGCCAATGCCCAAAATGTACAGTTGAAaacattttccacaagtttACATAAAATGGAAACTGTTGTCACTTATAAGTTAGTTGATTAA
- the ABCB7 gene encoding iron-sulfur clusters transporter ABCB7, mitochondrial isoform X1 yields the protein MAAVLLSTKNINKILKNHVKLTYKFYSNNSVILNKPQFILSCKQCAAASQFRYYASSSPGKAGSSDTAQNVLAAILANKPKTGKIPSAGIQKRDCFHPGASVLSREDINLADAKPVTGVDMIRGMLEYVWPKDNSIIRNRVMLSLSLLFGAKIVNVSVPFLFKYAVDEVNGAVATSGGEALLGMATVPQALGTTAVSLLLGYGMARATAAGFNEMRNAVFAKVAQHSIRKLACNVFVHLHNLDLSFHLGRQTGALSKTIDRGSRAINFVLSAMVFNIVPTIFELTLVSSILGLKGGMAFAGLAFSCVGVYAAFTLAITQWRTKFRVFMNRAENEAGNKAVDSLINYETVKYFNNEKYELEKYDSSLQKYEAASLKTASSLALLNFGQHAIFSGGLSIIMIMAANEIVKGNMSVGDLVMVNGLLFQLSIPLGFLGSVYREVRQALIDMQTMFTLMTVQSRIKEKDEAPPLKVDAKTATIEFKDVSFKYINGKPIFNNLSLTIPAGKKIGIVGGSGSGKSTLVRLLFRFFEPQSGQIFVNGQNIKDLDLASLRKAIAIVPQDCVLFHDTIYHNLHYGDLAKTKEEVYQASKMAELHNSVETWPKGYETQVGERGLKLSGGEKQRVAIARAILKDSPIIVFDEATSSLDSLTEHAILQALKAATVGRTSICIAHRLSTVADADEIFVLEQGNITERGKHEDLLNNPKSLYFRLWEKQNRDAVAK from the exons ATGGCGGCTGTGCTGCTGTcaaccaaaaatattaataaaatattaaaaaatcatgtgAAACTAacgtataaattttatagtaataattcagtaattttaaataaaccacAATTCATCTTATCATGTAAACAATGTGCGGCTGCAAGTCAATTTAGG TACTACGCTTCATCATCTCCAGGTAAAGCGGGATCGTCAGATACTGCCCAAAATGTTTTGGCGGCAATTTTGGCTAACAAACCTAAAACTGGAAAAATACCGTCAGCAG GTATCCAAAAACGGGACTGCTTTCACCCAGGTGCGTCTGTTTTGTCCCGGGAAGACATCAACCTGGCGGACGCTAAGCCGGTCACCGGGGTGGACATGATCAGGGGCATGCTGGAGTATGTATGGCCTAAG GACAATTCAATTATCAGAAATCGCGTCATGCTCTCCCTTTCGCTCCTGTTCGGCGCCAAGATCGTGAATGTTTCTGTCCCGTTCCTGTTCAAATATGCCGTGGATGAAGTGAATGGTGCGGTGGCAACATCTGGTGGCGAAGCGTTATTGGGGATGGCGACCGTGCCACAGGCGCTGGGCACTACAGCTGTTAGCTTGCTACTGGGCT ATGGCATGGCACGAGCGACAGCAGCCGGCTTCAATGAAATGAGAAACGCTGTGTTCGCGAAAGTAGCTCAACATTCTATACGTAAACTGGCCTGCAATGTGTTCGTACATCTGCACAACCTCGACCTTAGCTTCCATCTGGGCAGGCAGACCGGGGCTTTGTCCAAG ACAATAGACCGCGGCTCCCGCGCCATAAACTTCGTGTTATCCGCCATGGTGTTCAACATAGTGCCCACAATATTCGAGCTCACGCTTGTGTCTAGCATATTGGGGCTCAAAGGGGGCATGGCGTTTGCGG GGCTCGCCTTCAGTTGCGTGGGCGTGTACGCGGCGTTCACGCTCGCGATCACTCAGTGGAGAACCAAGTTCCGCGTGTTCATGAACAGGGCGGAGAACGAGGCTGGGAACAAAGCGGTGGACTCGCTTATTAATTACGAAACTGTTAAG TATTTCAACAACGAAAAATATGAGCTGGAGAAGTACGACTCGAGCTTACAGAAGTATGAGGCTGCGTCGCTCAAAACTGCGTCGAGTTTAGCGTTGCTCAACTTCGGACAGCACGCGATATTCAGCGGGGGGTTGAGcattatcatgattatggcagcCAATGAGATTGTTAAAG GAAATATGTCAGTCGGAGATCTAGTAATGGTAAATGGATTACTATTCCAACTATCGATTCCCCTCGGCTTCCTGGGTTCCGTATACAGGGAAGTGAGACAAGCGTTGATCGACATGCAGACTATGTTCACACTAATGACAGTGCAGTCTCGGataaag GAAAAGGACGAAGCTCCTCCGTTGAAAGTAGACGCCAAGACGGCCACAATAGAGTTCAAAGACGTCAGCTTTAAATACATCAATGGGAAGCCTATTTTCAACAATCTCAGCTTGACCATCCCCGCGGGGAAGAAGATTGGTATCGTCGGTGGATCAGGGAGTGG AAAATCAACATTAGTTAGACTGCTGTTCAGATTCTTCGAGCCGCAATCAGGTCAGATATTCGTTAACGGACAGAATATAAAGGATTTGGACCTTGCCAGTTTAAGAAAAGCTATTGCGATTGTACCCCAg GATTGCGTGTTGTTCCACGACACGATATACCACAATCTTCACTACGGCGACCTCGCGAAGACCAAAGAGGAAGTGTATCAAGCAAGCAAAATGGCCGAGCTACACAACTCAGTGGAAACCTGGCCTAAG GGCTACGAGACGCAGGTGGGCGAGCGCGGGCTGAAGCTGTCGGGCGGCGAGAAGCAGCGCGTGGCGATCGCTCGGGCCATCCTCAAGGATTCTCCCATCATCGTCTTTGACGAGGCCACCTCCAGTCTGGATTCCCTCACTGAACAT GCAATCCTACAAGCGCTAAAAGCAGCTACTGTCGGCCGCACGTCTATATGTATAGCGCATAGACTATCAACAGTGGCAGACGCCGACGAAATCTTTGTTCTAGAACAAGGAAACATTACCGAGAGAGGGAAACACGAGGACCTCTTGAACAATCCTAAGTCATTGTATTTTAGACTCTGGGAGAAACAGAATAGGGACGCAGTTGCTAAATGA
- the ABCB7 gene encoding iron-sulfur clusters transporter ABCB7, mitochondrial isoform X2 — MAAVLLSTKNINKILKNHVKLTYKFYSNNSVILNKPQFILSCKQCAAASQFRYYASSSPGKAGSSDTAQNVLAAILANKPKTGKIPSAGASVLSREDINLADAKPVTGVDMIRGMLEYVWPKDNSIIRNRVMLSLSLLFGAKIVNVSVPFLFKYAVDEVNGAVATSGGEALLGMATVPQALGTTAVSLLLGYGMARATAAGFNEMRNAVFAKVAQHSIRKLACNVFVHLHNLDLSFHLGRQTGALSKTIDRGSRAINFVLSAMVFNIVPTIFELTLVSSILGLKGGMAFAGLAFSCVGVYAAFTLAITQWRTKFRVFMNRAENEAGNKAVDSLINYETVKYFNNEKYELEKYDSSLQKYEAASLKTASSLALLNFGQHAIFSGGLSIIMIMAANEIVKGNMSVGDLVMVNGLLFQLSIPLGFLGSVYREVRQALIDMQTMFTLMTVQSRIKEKDEAPPLKVDAKTATIEFKDVSFKYINGKPIFNNLSLTIPAGKKIGIVGGSGSGKSTLVRLLFRFFEPQSGQIFVNGQNIKDLDLASLRKAIAIVPQDCVLFHDTIYHNLHYGDLAKTKEEVYQASKMAELHNSVETWPKGYETQVGERGLKLSGGEKQRVAIARAILKDSPIIVFDEATSSLDSLTEHAILQALKAATVGRTSICIAHRLSTVADADEIFVLEQGNITERGKHEDLLNNPKSLYFRLWEKQNRDAVAK; from the exons ATGGCGGCTGTGCTGCTGTcaaccaaaaatattaataaaatattaaaaaatcatgtgAAACTAacgtataaattttatagtaataattcagtaattttaaataaaccacAATTCATCTTATCATGTAAACAATGTGCGGCTGCAAGTCAATTTAGG TACTACGCTTCATCATCTCCAGGTAAAGCGGGATCGTCAGATACTGCCCAAAATGTTTTGGCGGCAATTTTGGCTAACAAACCTAAAACTGGAAAAATACCGTCAGCAG GTGCGTCTGTTTTGTCCCGGGAAGACATCAACCTGGCGGACGCTAAGCCGGTCACCGGGGTGGACATGATCAGGGGCATGCTGGAGTATGTATGGCCTAAG GACAATTCAATTATCAGAAATCGCGTCATGCTCTCCCTTTCGCTCCTGTTCGGCGCCAAGATCGTGAATGTTTCTGTCCCGTTCCTGTTCAAATATGCCGTGGATGAAGTGAATGGTGCGGTGGCAACATCTGGTGGCGAAGCGTTATTGGGGATGGCGACCGTGCCACAGGCGCTGGGCACTACAGCTGTTAGCTTGCTACTGGGCT ATGGCATGGCACGAGCGACAGCAGCCGGCTTCAATGAAATGAGAAACGCTGTGTTCGCGAAAGTAGCTCAACATTCTATACGTAAACTGGCCTGCAATGTGTTCGTACATCTGCACAACCTCGACCTTAGCTTCCATCTGGGCAGGCAGACCGGGGCTTTGTCCAAG ACAATAGACCGCGGCTCCCGCGCCATAAACTTCGTGTTATCCGCCATGGTGTTCAACATAGTGCCCACAATATTCGAGCTCACGCTTGTGTCTAGCATATTGGGGCTCAAAGGGGGCATGGCGTTTGCGG GGCTCGCCTTCAGTTGCGTGGGCGTGTACGCGGCGTTCACGCTCGCGATCACTCAGTGGAGAACCAAGTTCCGCGTGTTCATGAACAGGGCGGAGAACGAGGCTGGGAACAAAGCGGTGGACTCGCTTATTAATTACGAAACTGTTAAG TATTTCAACAACGAAAAATATGAGCTGGAGAAGTACGACTCGAGCTTACAGAAGTATGAGGCTGCGTCGCTCAAAACTGCGTCGAGTTTAGCGTTGCTCAACTTCGGACAGCACGCGATATTCAGCGGGGGGTTGAGcattatcatgattatggcagcCAATGAGATTGTTAAAG GAAATATGTCAGTCGGAGATCTAGTAATGGTAAATGGATTACTATTCCAACTATCGATTCCCCTCGGCTTCCTGGGTTCCGTATACAGGGAAGTGAGACAAGCGTTGATCGACATGCAGACTATGTTCACACTAATGACAGTGCAGTCTCGGataaag GAAAAGGACGAAGCTCCTCCGTTGAAAGTAGACGCCAAGACGGCCACAATAGAGTTCAAAGACGTCAGCTTTAAATACATCAATGGGAAGCCTATTTTCAACAATCTCAGCTTGACCATCCCCGCGGGGAAGAAGATTGGTATCGTCGGTGGATCAGGGAGTGG AAAATCAACATTAGTTAGACTGCTGTTCAGATTCTTCGAGCCGCAATCAGGTCAGATATTCGTTAACGGACAGAATATAAAGGATTTGGACCTTGCCAGTTTAAGAAAAGCTATTGCGATTGTACCCCAg GATTGCGTGTTGTTCCACGACACGATATACCACAATCTTCACTACGGCGACCTCGCGAAGACCAAAGAGGAAGTGTATCAAGCAAGCAAAATGGCCGAGCTACACAACTCAGTGGAAACCTGGCCTAAG GGCTACGAGACGCAGGTGGGCGAGCGCGGGCTGAAGCTGTCGGGCGGCGAGAAGCAGCGCGTGGCGATCGCTCGGGCCATCCTCAAGGATTCTCCCATCATCGTCTTTGACGAGGCCACCTCCAGTCTGGATTCCCTCACTGAACAT GCAATCCTACAAGCGCTAAAAGCAGCTACTGTCGGCCGCACGTCTATATGTATAGCGCATAGACTATCAACAGTGGCAGACGCCGACGAAATCTTTGTTCTAGAACAAGGAAACATTACCGAGAGAGGGAAACACGAGGACCTCTTGAACAATCCTAAGTCATTGTATTTTAGACTCTGGGAGAAACAGAATAGGGACGCAGTTGCTAAATGA
- the LOC128670930 gene encoding filamin-A-interacting protein 1, translating to MSVLSLIPEDRKKEQRKESLESVYSSNSRLNLLNKRKRLNPLNDAMSNHSLNGRPDKFVTQRVLSAKTHRVKQLQNQLADAHYHLQELSNENRVLRALQKKQEIALQRYENSNAELPQVLNSHSEEMRVQQTKYKQLKQQYKETAQKLKERDTQLQQLKDEHQHLLELSKDRNLLEREKLQAQVADLTLKVNSQNETISMLQRRIALEAKNFRHQLQNEINKHKDTRHDLDLAITNADKLSTIIEMKEKMLSTAASRSVKSPVKSSSLTTIPRPVSKNKPGQENTRSDERNVEQSFLAKLCENSRNISSAMSHDDTSSSTEPRSAYARSRTNSTSRSTPNPRKPSKSSSDDNMLELAKTVQDGMADLAIFDEVDFQNTHPDEVQKKIESMKADLLTKIKMNEEPSSRKSSALRRGSIEHSIEEQIEEEEEAEERPKSRGRRHSNVSFYDDVTVEETTTTVKINSHNMIENEIMKPKREVSNLDRTLGSADKDRVMPKRENSNLDKKLAGKPIDKYCKDIIQDIEKSSKVIDRHLKQFKSSQFESDKLVQQLQVVDKINDYVNTNGEIPTEALTELNNNFKMLTDQVFTDIPVPRKRSLSGRRGSRTESKTNLLGDSNLTNQDLLDDLLGKK from the exons ATGTCAGTGCTTAGCCTGATACCAGAAGACAGGAAGAAAGAACAAAG AAAAGAATCGCTCGAGAGCGTATACAGCAGCAACTCCCGGCTCAACTTGCTCAACAAGCGCAAGAGACTCAACCCACTCAACGACGCGATGTCCAACCATTCGCTCAACGGTCGTCCGGACAAGTTCGTGACTCAACGAGTGCTGTCGGCGAAAACTCACCGAGTTAAACAACTGCAGAATCAGCTCGCTGATGCGCATTATCACCTACAG GAACTGAGCAACGAGAACCGTGTTTTACGAGCTCTGCAGAAGAAGCAAGAGATCGCCCTGCAGAG GTATGAGAACTCAAACGCGGAGCTGCCACAAGTCCTCAACTCTCACAGTGAGGAGATGCGAGTGCAGCAGACGAAGTACAAACAGCTGAAGCAACAGTACAAGGAGACCGCGCAGAAGTTGAAAGAGAGAGACACGCAGCTGCAGCAACTTAAAGACGAACATCAACATTTGTTGGAGCTGAGCAAAGATCG GAATCTTCTAGAACGCGAAAAGCTCCAAGCGCAAGTCGCAGACCTCACCCTAAAAGTGAACTCCCAGAATGAGACCATCAGCATGCTGCAGCGGCGCATAGCACTGGAAGCGAAGAATTTCAGGCACCAGCTGCAGAACGAGATCAACAAGCACAAGGACACCAGGCACGACTTGGACCTCGCTATCACCAATGCTGACAAACTGTCTACTATCATCGAG ATGAAGGAAAAGATGTTAAGTACGGCCGCCAGTCGTTCTGTAAAATCACCAGTGAAATCTTCATCTTTAACGACCATACCGCGACCAGTCAGTAAGAATAAACCCGGACAAGAAAACACTCGATCTGATGAGCGTAAT gTAGAACAATCTTTCCTCGCGAAACTTTGTGAAAACTCGCGAAACATCAGCAGTGCAATGTCGCATGATGACACCTCCTCTTCGACTGAACCGCGTTCAGCATACGCCAGAAGCAGAACCAATTCCACGAGCAGATCTACTCCAAACCCGAGAAAACCTTCCAAGAGTTCTTCTGACGATAACATGTTGGAGCTGGCTAAGACTGTTCAGGATGGAATGGCTGATTTGGCAATTTTTGATGAAGTTGACTTTCAAAATACACATCCAGATGAAGTACAGAAAAAGATAGAATCTATGAAAGCGGATCTGCTTACTAAAATTAAGATGAATGAAGAGCCATCATCTAGAAAGTCAAGTGCTTTGAGAAGAGGGTCTATAGAACATTCTATCGAAGAACAAATTGAGGAAGAGGAGGAAGCAGAAGAACGACCAAAATCACGAGGCAGAAGGCATTCTAATGTGTCATTCTACGATGACGTTACGGTTGAAGAAACTACTACGACAGTTAAAATTAACAGCCATaatatgatagaaaatgaaataatgaaaccTAAACGAGAGGTCAGTAATTTGGATAGGACATTAGGGAGTGCAGATAAAGATAGGGTTATGCCAAAACGTGAAAACAGTAATTTGGACAAGAAATTGGCCGGCAAACCAATTGATAAATACTGCAAGGATATCATTCAAGATATAGAAAAGAGCAGTAAAGTCATAGATAGACACTTAAAGCAATTTAAAAGCTCCCAATTTGAGAGTGATAAATTGGTGCAGCAATTGCAAGTTGTCGATAAAATTAACGATTATGTTAATACAAATGGTGAAATACCAACGGAAGCATTGacagaattaaataataattttaaaatgttgacaGATCAAGTATTTACTGATATACCAGTCCCTAGGAAAAGGTCTTTGTCAGGTAGAAGAGGATCTAGAACAGAATCCAAAACCAATTTGCTCGGAGACTCAAATTTGACTAATCAGGATCTCTTAGATGATTTACTTGGAAAAAAATGA
- the LOC128670932 gene encoding SET domain-containing protein 4 — MGRRQRKRSRNKSRLFHTCDDGKEIVLLNSWLSKHGMRRYDKLVLAVFNDTGRGVLTKKKIYSGEELMNLPLNLTINVTTILMDNHFCNIFLENTRPCLQDYKHMISFQSLMAFYLAFLKVQSLECKWFVYLESLPKNYSVPYFLPNNVLCDIHDDILDVISKQKHVVNTSYNIFDEILKNTASSNINVNKLRDYFTLSLYEWAYFTVNTRCVYMDLTKVIDLKNIENSILNLICDNTKISLCPYLDMINHSPNAKNETKLMISRNLDLINVSNLNQELFLDVSFSIYTKNNFDPYTQVFICYGDSHNLKLITEYGFFLPDNDLDYISFTFEDIENFLNISGLKLSPDQVLFINSHGLNKNLYIDFKGLSYNFYGLLMVVKYYYNQTMDVSRLLYSAAICSDDKDLNSIVTPLVSDKLRSIKDLLSRLDQVQNKCEILDNCVALMCQYVKILENFNKC; from the coding sequence ATGGGTCGGCGACAACGCAAACGAAGTCGAAACAAGAGTAGACTATTTCATACTTGCGACGATGGCaaagaaatagttttattaaattcttggCTCAGCAAACATGGTATGAGGCGTTATGACAAATTAGTTCTAGCAGTATTCAATGATACAGGACGAGGAGTACTTACAAAAAAGAAGATATATTCTGGCGAAGAGTTAATGAATTTACCTCTTAATCTTACGATTAATGTTACCACAATTTTGATGGATAatcatttttgtaacatatttttagagaATACGAGGCCGTGTTTACAAGATTATAAACATATGATTTCATTTCAGTCATTGATGGCATTTTATTTGGCATTCTTGAAAGTGCAAAGCTTGGAGTGTAAATGGTTTGTATATTTAGAAAGTCTACCCAAAAATTACAGTGTACCATACTTTTTGCCGAATAATGTCTTGTGTGATATTCATGATGATATTTTAGATGTGATCTCAAAACAGAAACATGTTGTAAACACATCTTATAACattttcgatgaaattttaaaaaacactgCAAGttctaatattaatgtaaataaactcAGAGATTATTTTACGTTGTCCCTTTATGAGTGGGCCTATTTCACTGTAAATACTAGATGTGTTTATATGGATTTAACCAAAGTAAttgacttaaaaaatattgaaaattctattttgAATCTTATATgtgataatacaaaaatatctctATGTCCATATTTAGACATGATAAATCATAGTCCTAATGCTAAGAATGAAACAAAACTAATGATAAGTAGGAATTTGGATCTTATAAATGTGTCAAATTTGAATCAAGAACTATTTTTAGATGTCAGTTTTTCGATTTacaccaaaaataattttgatccCTATACACAAGTATTTATATGCTACGGTGACagccataatttaaaattaattacagagTATGGCTTTTTCTTGCCTGATAATGATTTggattatatttcatttacgTTTGAAGATATCGAAAATTTTCTGAATATAAGTGGATTAAAATTATCTCCGGATcaagttttgtttataaatagtcATGGATTGAATAAGAATTTGTACATAGATTTTAAAGGCctaagttataatttttatggcCTATTGATGGTTgtcaagtattattataatcagaCCATGGATGTGAGTAGACTGCTATACTCTGCAGCTATTTGTTCGGATGACAAAGATTTGAATAGTATAGTGACACCACTGGTTAGTGACAAATTGAGAAGTATCAAAGATTTGTTAAGTAGACTAGATCAAGTTCAAAATAAGTGTGAAATTTTAGATAATTGTGTAGCACTTATGTGtcaatatgttaaaatattagaaaattttaataaatgttag
- the ABCB7 gene encoding iron-sulfur clusters transporter ABCB7, mitochondrial isoform X3, translated as MAAVLLSTKNINKILKNHVKLTYKFYSNNSVILNKPQFILSCKQCAAASQFRYYASSSPGKAGSSDTAQNVLAAILANKPKTGKIPSADINLADAKPVTGVDMIRGMLEYVWPKDNSIIRNRVMLSLSLLFGAKIVNVSVPFLFKYAVDEVNGAVATSGGEALLGMATVPQALGTTAVSLLLGYGMARATAAGFNEMRNAVFAKVAQHSIRKLACNVFVHLHNLDLSFHLGRQTGALSKTIDRGSRAINFVLSAMVFNIVPTIFELTLVSSILGLKGGMAFAGLAFSCVGVYAAFTLAITQWRTKFRVFMNRAENEAGNKAVDSLINYETVKYFNNEKYELEKYDSSLQKYEAASLKTASSLALLNFGQHAIFSGGLSIIMIMAANEIVKGNMSVGDLVMVNGLLFQLSIPLGFLGSVYREVRQALIDMQTMFTLMTVQSRIKEKDEAPPLKVDAKTATIEFKDVSFKYINGKPIFNNLSLTIPAGKKIGIVGGSGSGKSTLVRLLFRFFEPQSGQIFVNGQNIKDLDLASLRKAIAIVPQDCVLFHDTIYHNLHYGDLAKTKEEVYQASKMAELHNSVETWPKGYETQVGERGLKLSGGEKQRVAIARAILKDSPIIVFDEATSSLDSLTEHAILQALKAATVGRTSICIAHRLSTVADADEIFVLEQGNITERGKHEDLLNNPKSLYFRLWEKQNRDAVAK; from the exons ATGGCGGCTGTGCTGCTGTcaaccaaaaatattaataaaatattaaaaaatcatgtgAAACTAacgtataaattttatagtaataattcagtaattttaaataaaccacAATTCATCTTATCATGTAAACAATGTGCGGCTGCAAGTCAATTTAGG TACTACGCTTCATCATCTCCAGGTAAAGCGGGATCGTCAGATACTGCCCAAAATGTTTTGGCGGCAATTTTGGCTAACAAACCTAAAACTGGAAAAATACCGTCAGCAG ACATCAACCTGGCGGACGCTAAGCCGGTCACCGGGGTGGACATGATCAGGGGCATGCTGGAGTATGTATGGCCTAAG GACAATTCAATTATCAGAAATCGCGTCATGCTCTCCCTTTCGCTCCTGTTCGGCGCCAAGATCGTGAATGTTTCTGTCCCGTTCCTGTTCAAATATGCCGTGGATGAAGTGAATGGTGCGGTGGCAACATCTGGTGGCGAAGCGTTATTGGGGATGGCGACCGTGCCACAGGCGCTGGGCACTACAGCTGTTAGCTTGCTACTGGGCT ATGGCATGGCACGAGCGACAGCAGCCGGCTTCAATGAAATGAGAAACGCTGTGTTCGCGAAAGTAGCTCAACATTCTATACGTAAACTGGCCTGCAATGTGTTCGTACATCTGCACAACCTCGACCTTAGCTTCCATCTGGGCAGGCAGACCGGGGCTTTGTCCAAG ACAATAGACCGCGGCTCCCGCGCCATAAACTTCGTGTTATCCGCCATGGTGTTCAACATAGTGCCCACAATATTCGAGCTCACGCTTGTGTCTAGCATATTGGGGCTCAAAGGGGGCATGGCGTTTGCGG GGCTCGCCTTCAGTTGCGTGGGCGTGTACGCGGCGTTCACGCTCGCGATCACTCAGTGGAGAACCAAGTTCCGCGTGTTCATGAACAGGGCGGAGAACGAGGCTGGGAACAAAGCGGTGGACTCGCTTATTAATTACGAAACTGTTAAG TATTTCAACAACGAAAAATATGAGCTGGAGAAGTACGACTCGAGCTTACAGAAGTATGAGGCTGCGTCGCTCAAAACTGCGTCGAGTTTAGCGTTGCTCAACTTCGGACAGCACGCGATATTCAGCGGGGGGTTGAGcattatcatgattatggcagcCAATGAGATTGTTAAAG GAAATATGTCAGTCGGAGATCTAGTAATGGTAAATGGATTACTATTCCAACTATCGATTCCCCTCGGCTTCCTGGGTTCCGTATACAGGGAAGTGAGACAAGCGTTGATCGACATGCAGACTATGTTCACACTAATGACAGTGCAGTCTCGGataaag GAAAAGGACGAAGCTCCTCCGTTGAAAGTAGACGCCAAGACGGCCACAATAGAGTTCAAAGACGTCAGCTTTAAATACATCAATGGGAAGCCTATTTTCAACAATCTCAGCTTGACCATCCCCGCGGGGAAGAAGATTGGTATCGTCGGTGGATCAGGGAGTGG AAAATCAACATTAGTTAGACTGCTGTTCAGATTCTTCGAGCCGCAATCAGGTCAGATATTCGTTAACGGACAGAATATAAAGGATTTGGACCTTGCCAGTTTAAGAAAAGCTATTGCGATTGTACCCCAg GATTGCGTGTTGTTCCACGACACGATATACCACAATCTTCACTACGGCGACCTCGCGAAGACCAAAGAGGAAGTGTATCAAGCAAGCAAAATGGCCGAGCTACACAACTCAGTGGAAACCTGGCCTAAG GGCTACGAGACGCAGGTGGGCGAGCGCGGGCTGAAGCTGTCGGGCGGCGAGAAGCAGCGCGTGGCGATCGCTCGGGCCATCCTCAAGGATTCTCCCATCATCGTCTTTGACGAGGCCACCTCCAGTCTGGATTCCCTCACTGAACAT GCAATCCTACAAGCGCTAAAAGCAGCTACTGTCGGCCGCACGTCTATATGTATAGCGCATAGACTATCAACAGTGGCAGACGCCGACGAAATCTTTGTTCTAGAACAAGGAAACATTACCGAGAGAGGGAAACACGAGGACCTCTTGAACAATCCTAAGTCATTGTATTTTAGACTCTGGGAGAAACAGAATAGGGACGCAGTTGCTAAATGA